In Pelomonas sp. SE-A7, one genomic interval encodes:
- a CDS encoding acyltransferase, producing MIQIHPTATVDPGAEIGAHTAVWHYCHVESKAKVGENCNLGQNVYIGNNAVVGHGCRLGNSVAIFSHVELGNFVFCAPFMVFTHIAFPRAAVNRRASFEKTIVKDGVSLGANATVIPGITIGTGTFLAAGSTLTKSSKDWSLMIGTPARQVAWVSAYGEKIPLPLEGQGDWTCPHTQDHYRLDGASLSRTPGPRDILAYTPGSKLERLVATEVEDLRPEDLA from the coding sequence ATGATCCAAATCCATCCCACCGCCACCGTCGACCCCGGCGCCGAAATCGGCGCCCACACCGCGGTCTGGCACTACTGCCACGTCGAATCCAAGGCCAAGGTCGGCGAGAACTGCAACCTGGGCCAGAACGTCTACATCGGCAACAACGCCGTGGTCGGCCATGGTTGCCGCCTGGGCAATTCGGTCGCGATCTTTTCGCACGTCGAACTGGGCAACTTCGTGTTCTGCGCACCCTTCATGGTGTTCACGCACATCGCCTTCCCGCGGGCCGCCGTCAACCGCCGCGCCAGCTTCGAGAAGACCATCGTCAAGGATGGCGTCTCGCTGGGTGCGAATGCCACCGTGATCCCCGGCATCACCATAGGCACCGGCACCTTCCTGGCGGCCGGCTCGACGCTGACCAAGTCCAGCAAGGACTGGTCGCTGATGATTGGCACGCCGGCCCGCCAGGTGGCCTGGGTCAGCGCCTACGGCGAGAAGATCCCGCTGCCGCTGGAAGGCCAGGGCGACTGGACCTGCCCCCACACGCAGGATCACTACCGCCTGGACGGCGCCAGCCTGAGCCGCACGCCCGGCCCGCGCGACATCCTGGCCTACACCCCCGGCAGCAAGCTGGAGCGCCTGGTCGCGACTGAAGTCGAAGACCTGCGGCCCGAAGACCTGGCATGA